A window of the Harmonia axyridis chromosome 5, icHarAxyr1.1, whole genome shotgun sequence genome harbors these coding sequences:
- the LOC123680877 gene encoding uncharacterized protein LOC123680877: MKRYNERTKRYHNNQLFYKNQKQFFRSLEDDTRVEGEPPKTEDMYNYWHAIWGKDKKHDDRASWIKEAESESWKYGMEDIKISRTDVQCVIKRTNNWAAPGPDKIQNYWWKHFTSTHQALANLFQKSLLEPTVIPKSLTLGTTLMIPKGNITSDPKNFRPITCLPTIYKILTGTLTMHIWKHVREHHILAREQNGCCKDAKGCKELLLIDQIITGQAKSKLRNISIAWIDYKKAFDSVPHSW; the protein is encoded by the coding sequence ATGAAGAGATACAACGAGAGAACAAAAAGATATCACAACAACCAGCTCTTCTATAAGAATCAAAAGCAATTCTTTAGGAGCTTGGAAGACGACACAAGAGTTGAAGGCGAACCTCCAAAGACAGAGGACATGTACAATTACTGGCATGCCATATGGGGTAAAGACAAGAAACATGACGATAGGGCAAGCTGGATAAAGGAAGCTGAATCCGAAAGTTGGAAATATGGTATGGAGGACATAAAAATATCTAGAACCGATGTGCAATGCGTGATCAAAAGAACGAACAACTGGGCTGCGCCGGGACCGGACAAAATTCAGAACTACTGGTGGAAACACTTTACGAGCACCCATCAAGCTCTGGCTAACCTTTTTCAGAAGTCGCTGCTAGAACCAACCGTTATCCCAAAATCCTTGACACTGGGCACCACCTTGATGATACCGAAGGGAAATATAACATCAGACCCCAAAAACTTCCGCCCTATAACATGCCtgccaacaatatacaaaatactCACGGGCACCCTGACTATGCACATCTGGAAGCATGTGAGAGAACACCATATTTTGGCCCGAGAACAAAACGGTTGCTGCAAGGATGCGAAGGGGTGCAAGGAACTGCTGCTTATTGACCAGATCATTACCGGACAGGCGAAGAGCAAGCTCCGCAATATATCAATCGCTTGGATTGATTACAAGAAGGCCTTTGATTCGGTGCCACATTCTTGGTAA
- the LOC123680878 gene encoding uncharacterized protein LOC123680878 has protein sequence MKASEPAPGVETAPGGRSLQSLAEASEASGTPLRTGTTRPRSLFRNTLGEGLDQSEVGDPARTLEHRRQRWTREMNQSLMNAYYLVTEGETKTKKYAANLAEKWESIYPDKRFTGKHLIAQIKNIKTRKLLSPDELETIKGDATSNSPRRRIDDIRRSIHRQSTNTWQGNINQSNDSDDQLTTVEMEPDEAMLEIRELFQGESQKWEGMMMENRPRIPKLRQSKDTRTIMVAINNALKEILNNSENFEELCHRVYCAAMMANNLQSSDSVSKSQKKPQQHKPPWEERLEQKINILRKEIGAFHAYLREKEASKKVKKKVQNYTKKLNMYESDPQYKDKVTTHLETLKQKISTLGSRLRRYHKRTQRYRQNNQFTSNQKSFFRDLQKQQNHQANLLSPRYEPEKFVRHWSKIWSEEKSHNSKANWIEGEKKEHYNLAEMPSIIVTEDEVTATIKRMKNWTAAGIDSVHNYWWKSLPSTHTALARLINEALENPNSIPKHFTHGVTYMIPKKGDPTIPDSYRPITCLPSAYKIITSTIGQKIRIHLKTNNLMAWEQNGCEKSGKGSKELLIIDNLITKQAKRKQKNISMAWIDYQKAFDSVPHSWLLEILRIYKVDPKIISFFQFLMSTWRTSLRLEGSSELNKSPAIMIKRGIFQGDSFSPLWFCLAMNPLSSMLNRSSYGYSLDAEKKLTHLFYIDDLKLYARGRQQLEGELELVRKFSEDIGMRFGLNKCATVSVKRGKLERVESILLTDGQALANLGAEQRYKYLGVQQTYEIRQRENKEEVEKELIKRVRTILNTQLTAKNKITALNIWAIPAFTYTAGILTWSRTDLERLDRKIRTTLTQFGLLHPNSAIERLYIPRRDAGRGLISLEDGYLKEEEKLKTYFVNKNLPVHQWVAAQRYSTATPGLNNEQEPERENMVEKWKDNWRTKPLHGRFYSSLHQIDVDLPSTNIYLTQGYLYPQTEGTLMAIQDQVVPTRVYARHIMKIDTETTKCRLCNNAEESVQHLSSGCSSIAGTKYLSRHNNMGKVVHQLLCLKERLLQGFTPLSKAYGEKITKYEALSRQMKSTYQLNNVKVKPLIISCNGLVHRKTVKHLLEMDLPHNTIAWMQKAVILGTVNIIRQVLFPH, from the coding sequence ATGAAGGCCTCGGAACCCGCCCCCGGTGTAGAGACTGCACCTGGGGGAAGATCGTTACAGTCTCTAGCAGAAGCGAGTGAGGCGAGTGGCACTCCTCTGCGAACTGGCACCACAAGGCCACGAAGCTTGTTCAGGAATACTCTGGGTGAAGGCTTGGATCAGTCAGAAGTGGGTGATCCCGCCCGAACCTTGGAACATAGGAGGCAGCGTTGGACCAGGGAAATGAACCAAAGTCTGATGAACGCTTATTATCTAGTTACTGAGGGAGAAACCAAAACAAAAAAGTACGCCGCAAACCTGGCAGAGAAATGGGAATCAATTTATCCTGATAAAAGATTCACAGGAAAACACCTGATAGCTCAAATCAAAAACATTAAGACTCGCAAATTGCTCTCTCCGGATGAGCTCGAAACGATTAAAGGAGATGCAACAAGTAATTCACCACGAAGGAGGATTGATGACATTAGGAGAAGCATCCATCGACAGAGCACCAATACTTGGCAAGGAAACATCAATCAATCAAACGATTCAGACGACCAACTGACGACAGTGGAGATGGAACCAGATGAGGCTATGCTTGAGATCCGAGAGTTATTTCAGGGGGAGAGTCAGAAGTGGGAGGGGATGATGATGGAGAATAGACCAAGAATCCCCAAACTGAGACAAAGCAAGGATACCAGAACAATTATGGTTGCCATTAATAATGCCCTAAAAGAAATACTGAATAATtccgaaaattttgaagaattatgCCATAGAGTATACTGTGCAGCAATGATGGCAAACAACCTGCAAAGCTCAGATTCAGTATCAAAATCCCAGAAGAAGCCTCAACAGCACAAGCCCCCATGGGAAGAGAGATTAGAACAAAAGATAAATATCCTACGTAAAGAGATCGGTGCCTTCCACGCCTACCTACGAGAAAAAGAGGCAAgcaaaaaagtgaaaaagaaAGTGCAGAACTACACTAAAAAATTGAACATGTATGAAAGTGATCCTCAATATAAAGATAAAGTGACGACTCACCTAGAAaccctcaaacaaaaaatatctaCACTAGGTAGTAGATTAAGACGATATCACAAAAGAACGCAACGCTATCGCCAAAACAATCAATTCACTAGCAACCAGAAGAGTTTCTTTAGGGATCTACAAAAACAGCAAAACCACCAAGCAAATCTGCTATCTCCGCGCTATGAACCCGAAAAATTTGTACGCCATTGGTCAAAGATATGGTCAGAGGAAAAGAGTCACAACAGCAAAGCCAATTGGATAGAAGGGGAGAAAAAAGAACACTATAATCTAGCCGAAATGCCTTCCATCATTGTTACGGAGGATGAAGTCACTGCGACGATtaagagaatgaaaaattggacGGCGGCTGGAATAGACAGTGTACATAATTATTGGTGGAAATCACTGCCGTCCACCCACACAGCACTGGCTCGACTCATCAATGAAGCACTGGAGAACCCAAATAGCATTCCCAAACACTTTACCCATGGAGTTACCTATATGATACCTAAAAAAGGAGACCCAACGATACCTGACAGTTATAGACCGATAACCTGTCTTCCGTCAGCGTATAAGATCATCACTTCAACAATTGGCCAGAAAATCCGGATCCACCTGAAAACCAATAACCTCATGGCGTGGGAACAGAATGGATGTGAAAAGAGCGGTAAAGGCAGTAAGGAACTATTGATAATTGACAACTTAATCACTAAACAggcaaaaagaaaacaaaaaaacatcTCAATGGCCTGGATAGATTACCAAAAGGCATTTGACTCTGTTCCCCACTCTTGGCTTCTTGAAATCCTGAGAATATATAAGGTGGACCCgaagataatttcatttttccaaTTCCTTATGTCGACCTGGCGGACTTCACTAAGACTCGAGGGTAGTTCGGAGCTGAACAAATCGCCCGCGATAATGATCAAGAGGGGTATATTCCAAGGTGACAGCTTtagccctttatggttctgtCTGGCCATGAACCCTCTCAGCAGTATGTTAAATAGATCATCGTATGGATACTCCTTAGacgcagaaaaaaaattaacacaccTGTTTTATATTGATGATCTCAAACTATATGCTAGAGGTCGACAACAACTGGAAGGGGAGCTCGAGTTGGTACGAAAGTTTAGTGAAGATATAGGTATGAGGTTTGGTCTGAACAAGTGTGCGACAGTCAGTGTGAAAAGAGGGAAGCTGGAAAGGGTCGAAAGTATTCTCTTGACAGACGGACAAGCATTGGCCAACTTAGGGGCAGAACAAAGGTATAAATATCTAGGAGTTCAACAAACGTATGAGATTAGGCAGCGAGAAAATAAGGAAGAAGTCGAAAAAGAACTGATAAAAAGAGTAAGAACAATACTGAACACACAGTTAACAGCTAAAAACAAAATAACTGCACTGAACATTTGGGCAATACCAGCTTTCACCTACACGGCTGGAATTCTCACCTGGTCACGGACGGATCTAGAAAGGCTCGACAGAAAGATCAGAACCACTTTGACGCAGTTTGGCTTACTACATCCAAACTCCGCTATTGAAAGGCTCTACATACCACGCAGAGATGCAGGGCGGGGTCTGATCAGCTTGGAGGACGGTTACCTGAAAGAGGAAGAAAAGTTAAAAACATATTTTGTCAACAAGAACTTACCTGTGCACCAGTGGGTGGCAGCTCAGCGATATTCCACCGCAACTCCAGGGTTAAACAACGAGCAGGAGCCGGAAAGAGAAAACATGGTAGAGAAATGGAAGGATAACTGGCGTACCAAACCTCTCCATGGACGATTTTACTCCAGCTTACACCAAATAGATGTCGACTTACCGAGCACAAATATTTACCTTACTCAGGGCTATCTCTACCCTCAGACTGAAGGCACGTTGATGGCAATACAAGATCAGGTTGTCCCGACGAGAGTCTATGCAAGACACATAATGAAGATAGACACGGAAACAACAAAATGCAGACTCTGCAATAATGCCGAGGAATCAGTGCAACACCTTTCTTCAGGATGTTCTAGTATAGCCGGCACTAAGTACTTAAGTCGGCACAACAATATGGGGAAAGTTGTACATCAGCTCCTTTGTCTCAAAGAACGATTACTACAGGGTTTTACCCCGCTCTCAAAGGCTTATGgcgaaaaaataacgaaatacgAAGCCTTATCAAGACAGATGAAGAGCACCTACCAACTGAATAACGTAAAAGTAAAGCCACTGATTATTAGCTGTAACGGGTTGGTGCACCGAAAAACAGTAAAACATCTACTTGAGATGGATCTCCCCCATAACACCATTgcatggatgcagaaggccgtAATTTTGGGAACGGTCAACATAATACGGCAAGTACTTTTCCCTCATTAA